In the genome of Mercenaria mercenaria strain notata unplaced genomic scaffold, MADL_Memer_1 contig_3534, whole genome shotgun sequence, the window TAAAGAGAATATAACACATTACATGAaccttaaattaaattttgtataaatggaAAGGCCTTTTCATATCTGTATCATATCggtattttattgattaaaaaacTGTGTCCGTTTGCCTATACTAAACGCAATCAGGGAATATTTTGTGAGACGATATCGCCTGAACcgtctttatatttcagtattacTGTTCAAACAGTTACCGGCAGTTAATTCACAAAACATCATCTACCGCATCTCTTTGGTTGAGAGAAATCTATGGTCCCGAATGCAAGAGATAACATGATACAAGTTTAACATATGCAATATGCACGTTTTTGATGCttgtcattttcatgttttttttatggtTATTTCTAATCTGATTAGAGCTTTATCTAGATACATACTTCCAGACGTGTGATCTGCTTCAGGTCCTGTATCACTTGTTTCAGTAGGTCCTCTCTGCAATGTCCAGTCGAAGTTATCACCATCATATTGCATCCAGTTACAAAACCCATCGTCATAATCACAATCtaaaatagaacatttttattataGACCAATACAAAGTGTTGTGTATTTTTATCAATTTGCTAAATCGGTACAGCAAAACATTACGTTACATGTGACTGTGAAGGCTCTATAGGGcatatataataatttaatttcattgcaAATGCTGTAAATTATTAGTACAACAAACATATTTACTTTTGCAAAATGAATTAGGTAAATTACATATTCTAAAATCAATAACAATTActtgaaataagaaaaaagaatCAAATACCATCAATATTTCAAGCGTTTACGTAGTAaagaatataaaattaatatgttaCATATGTattgtttgtaatatatttacaCCTTCACTCAAGTCATCCACCAATGACTTAAAGTtgaatatttgttgttgtttttttttttttgatgacataaaaatcaattttgactTTAACTTTTGTTACTTTTGTATATAACTATTGTAAATACAGTTGCGTTTTATTACTATTGTAGGAATAATTAAATTTGACTTTTTATCACTGATATATGAATGCTCTTAGAAAAGGGTCCTggtttgcaatttatttcgaagTATTACGGTGGTATATTAATAAGGTTGCGTGGCTGTATACACTTGcgaaatataaaattacataaacgataaatatacaattttcttCATTCTTATATTAAAATACTTTGTTCATGTACCTAATATTAAAACACGTGGACAACAAATCCAAACTGAAATTTCACTAACTTTATACACTGTATAATCAACAAGGTAAGTCACCTTACCTAAAGAACACAGTGTAGGTATAATTGAAATGTCATCAACAGCAATATCACCTTTGGAACCATCACCTCTTACACCTTCAAACGCAATCTTCGAATAAAATAagcaacataatttgaataaaaacattCAAGAAAAGCACTAAACACGATTCTGAAAAGGCCTGATAGAATTTAATATCATAATCTTAGTAAAAAGCTGATGTTAGATTACAGAACGATACAAAATAAACTTAAATATGTTTGCAAATCTAATTTCAGTTTATTAAGTTGCGACTACAGATCCCCTTAAAACTTGACAAGTTTGAGACACAAAGCTaggtttgatatttgtctttgttttttatttttgtgctCAGACATTTTACAGATGGACGCTgcactttcctctttgattgcgtTCGTAAACACTCTGGGGCTTATCTGTTTTAATACATTTCTTCCTGACTGTttcctcgcccccccccccccccccaccccacacacacacatcccgggttgagcggccgaaACCTTAACCACTGGATTACCGCTCCTCTGATGTGTGAAATTCATATTGCGGATTACACTGTTTCGTAACCTTGAAAAAGGGTAGCGATGGTGCAAACCATCTAGAGTAAACTGAAGCGACATTTTTGCCACAAATAACAAGCTGTATTTTTGTCAGAAAGTCTATATGATGATCCTTGTcttaattcttttactttatttttgtagtCATGTCTAGATGTGAATCATTTACACATTCATGCATTCACTGGTAGAAATTTCGTTTCGAGAAGGCTACGTTCTTCGAGCATGGCTATTCTTGGCAAGACATATATTTTGATTTATACATAATTCATCGTAAATTGAAATTAATACTAAGTACACTATTCATGCATGTGCTATTTTGATCATTACTTTATACTTGATCAACGTTTTATATATGATGATTCACTTGTTTATAAgttgttatgtacatgtcattcccCATTATATTTACTGTATCAACTTTTCTTGCTGACTCATTGTTTACTGATAAAGCCTATCTTAGATCATACATgtcaataagttatttacagACTATAAGTTTAAGAAGGATCTATAAACAGGTTATTTACACTATTTTAAAGTCTGGGCTATTCTGGATTTTTCCAGAATCTTCAATATATTCTTGGTGATACATGGAAGTTTtggaaccttccatgatgctTTAAATAGAAACCTATTTTAGAAAAGGGGCATAACCTACAATTAGACATGATTTGAAAAcattcctgtatttcttaataacaaaatattactagTTTGGACATTTAACATCTGAAGAATTTACATTAACActgctgatttaaaaaaaatattttcgaagAGAGGATCTATATTCGTTCAGGAAAATATTGCAAAGCTGAGTTCAGCATCTCCTGCTAGATGTTTATTTAGGAATAACAGGTTTAACATGAGAAATATGAATTTAGGTCACTAACGCACTTGCAGCGATGGCATAACCTAAAACATTAGTAAATTAAATGAATTGCAGAACAATATTAATGGTATATAGACTGTTGCTCGtattccagattttttttaaatcaaccgatttttttttcaaaaggcgGGTGTTTCTGACTAAGACATGTAAAGTTATTAATTTCTGGTggtatttgttttgtatatatttaagtgattttttttcactcaCTGTGAAACTAGTACAAATTGCATTCAATCGTAATAGATGCAACTACTTggtgtttgtttatttaacaaattgttttttATCTGCAAGGAACATCTATTATCAGCTCAAAATTGTGCGAAAAAAGTAATATGAGACTATTTCCTCTTTATGTCACAAATCCATGTTTAAATTCATTCTATTTTCATAATGCTgttccctccccccccccccccccccccccccgcaccagATGATTTACCATTACATAATTACATTAATATTAGGCATGCATAAGCATATATGTATGCGCATTATAGCAAAGTAATACCAATAGCTACATATGTTAATATGACTGACTCTTGGCCTGATAACCCAAAGCAGAACTCTGAAAATAAAGTGACAACATTATCCCAGAAAAAAGTATCATGGTTGCTTAGGCATTGTCATTTGATCTCACACGTCAAAGTAATACGGGTATTTACTAACCAAAAGCAATAAAAGGTTGATGGTAAATCGCAAAACTCAGCATACAGCTATTAACAGGACACAAAACGTTCTATCTTAGTCAAACAGAGCTGAAAGCAGACAAACTGGCCAACAAGATTAAACAACGGAGCTTTTATAGGTCACTTGTTTATCAAATTTCTGCAAGGGTCATCTGTGTCAGCTCGAAACTGTGCGGGAAAAAACATGATAACTTAAAATATGTGATTATTGTTCTTAATATCACAAGTACTGTTTAAatctattctattttattttcataacgtAGTGTGGTTTCTCAACAGATGGTATACAATTGTATAATTACACTAGTATTAGGCCTAGATAATTATATGTACGCGCATTATTGCAACAGAGTCAATACATACAGTAGATAAAATGTATCTATTTGTAATAGCAATAGCAACGGTAtaattaaggtaattctgcacgttcagatcaaaatgttttcttaactgTAGAATTGTATTAAACTCCgacttttcaaaatttcagaatacaTTTGTAATTCGCCATATAAAAAgatagggccgtgtgcttgatcttttgctagactgatttaaaaaaaatcaaccttacacaagttttcataattggAGTGTATGGGAAACATTGTCgagaacagattttttttctagattGTAGATGAttctaatgaaacttctcacagtcgtaaataaagatacgccctataatatggtgaaataaaatgtacaaatccagcttgtttttaagatatttgcccGCGATTAAAAAGATCCACGCATTTCAAATCGACTTTTAGACAATTTTCGGTgttagatattttaatatcatatattaacttaagaaagatagtTACCTTGACACTAACATGTGgccataaattcataaaatgattttcgtttccgtacgccgaaccaaagctttattctatgttttctggataaatgacctTACGTCATCACTTCCACTTTatcaaacgtgtagaactaccttaacttaGCGCATTTACTGCAAATATCCAGACAGGTACGCCTCATGTTATCAGAATGGTGGACAGTAATAATAGTGACATTTATCTTTAGACTATGGGAGAGTGGAATTGACAGTGTGACTTTAAGGCAAGAAAACGTTTACGTAGGTCAACCTAATGAATTTAATAAGATTAGACAGatattgataaaatatgtatTACGAATGAACTAAATCACGTTTTGTAAAACACTTTTATCATATCAACACGAAAAGTTATTACCCCATTGTAACCTGGCGGAGATGATATGATTATTGTTGTATGACATTTTGCAGTCTTAAGTTATACGTAATCGTTATCAGCCTTCTGGAGatcataacaaaaacattttaaggaGTAATTTAATGACCATCGGAAAACGTCTCAATTCAGCTTCTGTTGTTAGTCATCGGAACCGTCATGGATCTGTTTCAAACAGATATTCTTTAAGTTGCCTAAAGCGTcctaaatgtcaaaataaatttgacttttgacaTGCTAACCCTTAGAACAACTCTGACAATTAAGTGACATTATCATCCCAGAAAAATGTTTGATCGCTCGTGATTGCTGTAGTATTGCATATTGACCACAGACGACAATAGCAATACGAGTTATTAACTAACAAAAAGCAATAAAGCAATAAAACTGCGAAGTTTGACAGTAACTACAGTTATTAACTGGAAACCAAATTGTCTACCCCGGTAAGACGGTGCTGAAAGCAGGCAAACCGGCCGACAAAAGAAAACGACAGGTCCatattcaaaatgtttgatatatatacaCACGTTATCAAAGTGTAAACGCACATACCCGATATGTGTCCTTAGCGTTATTGTTTATCACTGCTTTCCTCCAATCGTTGTTACCATGGTTTTCATCTTTTGTAAGTAGGAGAGTTATGCTACCACCATTTAATATCATATACACGTTAAGGGCACCTATATCATTGCCATACATATTGTACCAGAATGTCAGGCAAAAATGACCCGATTGTTGCACTGGACTGATAATAACTGCTGTTTCATCTTTAATTTGATCAGATGCCTCGATGTAGATGTAGTGACCATCATCTATCAGAAACATAAATTTCAATTACTATAATACGTCATTCAATATTTCATTGGTCGTCATATATTCAACTGAACGATTTGCCATATGTTCACGACTTCACAAATGTCATTAATCGCCGATAGAAATTTTACTTTAATGATACAACCTATTTCTGTTTCCTTTTATTGACTGGGTAAAATAGTATAACTAAATGCCTGatatatttcataaaagtatTACCTGAATATCCCTTTAAATGAAACACATGCTACAATATGTCATAATGAGTTATTTTCTCTGGCTAAAGTAgttttaaagttccataaggctttagattttatattaaaatcaaatgaaatagctgtccaaatagataATATGCACAGTTACATGGTCAAAAAATCGCTACTTTTAATACCGTACAAGAACAGTTACAGTtacagccataaagggaggtaaccaaAAGCATAAATTCAAACTACACTTTCTACTATATTTATCGagattcaaacctttgacaaatttaaCAGGAAAATATTATCGAAATTAGGATTTAACAACAtattaatagtttattatttaTCTATGACGGAAAATGAGGCAGCCCCATTTCAAACAATTTCAATACactgctgaaaatttactgtaaTGTATTAGATATGCACATAGAACATTTCTACACTATTAACACAGCACATTCAAATAAACACAGTtaccaaattataaaaataaaatagaatactTGCCAGATAAGCTTGCtcttatattgaaaaaaaaaaacaacaacaaaaaaacaaaacaaaaacgtttgATTGTTTCTAAAAATTGGCaaaatttttcaatgaaaatgataCTACTTGTAACCAGTAGACGACATGCTTATATCAAGATAGATTATATGGATTCTAAGAATCAATCTGCTTTTATTCTTGTTCTATTCAGTTCTAATGTTTATTTATCCGGCTAAATTTAGGTTTAAAAAATCTCAATGATCTTGTTCAAATAAGAATATACAAGGCTTCCTTGTGGTTTATCGCTTGATTTACCATGGTATAGGGTTTAGATGCTTGGATAGAAAACGTTTTAATAAGAGTTATATTTGGCCGTTAAAAAAAATGATGGCTCTTACGAAAACAGGTGTCAAATTTCCTGCAAGAAATCATccttaaaaacaaacaagaacttGCATTTAAAAGAACACAATGCTAACATGCAAAAGATTCATATCCAAACACAAATAATCTTAAGGTTTAAGAGAAGTTATATTACGATAACAGAAAATGTAGTTAACCTTAAAATCTCAGTATTCATAGTCAACGGCTGATGTTAGGCATCTGGTCAATTGTGAGGGGGCAATGTTGGAAGAAGAGATTCCCACAATGGCAGtagatttaaatcaaaattaaatgtcCTTGACAGATGCGTATTTTAATAGCCAGAACTGATGACTTACCTCCAGTTGTATGGTCAGAACTTGGTCCAGTGTAATAAGACCGAGTATGACCGGAGTCTCGTAGCCAATCAAAATTGTCAGATGTCTCCTGTTGCCAGTTACAAAGTCCATCTTCAAAATTGCAGTCAAGGGAAGCCCAATCTTTAGGACAAATCAGAACATTGTCTTTAAACAAACTGAtcttatttcaattttgttttgattataaTTGAAGTGTAgccttaaattttcaaaaacatgttacaagtacatATTAGTACACGCTAAAGTTGAAGCATACtacgaaatatttttttaataaaagaataaaaggtAAGAAATCAATCCTCAGAGTAgaacaaatcaaataaaattaacattcGAGCAGTAGAAACGTATATAACTCATATCACACCAATTTAACCCGCGCAACGTCGCGTGCATTGCACTTTAACTATGCTGGAAAATTGTCAAACGGTTGAAATTGTTTTACACTTTATAAGGGTACAGCGTATATCATTGTGTACGTGTAAATATTAATGTTCATTTATATCTTCATTGAATTACATTTACAAAGCATTTCATTATTAAtgattcatattctttcgcattcaaatgtagttccttaccagtaaaaataaaaattatactttcACTGCTTTGAAAGagtaaaaatttcaatttatttcactGATACAACTCAGTATTTAACTGACAAGCGTAACATAAATCATGCAATTACATTATGAATAATTATCAAAACCCTGAGTTTACTTATTACTCCTTGAAATAATTGCTTATTTTAAAACGGTTAGGTGACAGTTGTTAAATGTCTTACAAGATGATAAAAGAATACAAATTCTATAGTACATTTCCTACTTAAACACAAGGGATTAAAGCTGGAGTtagataatataatattatggcCATTTCGGGCATTCAAGAGACATATTATTAATTATCTCACTGAAGTGAAAGAGCATGGAATTTCACCTCTTTCTAACTATTGATGAAAAAGGTTACTTCTAGTACATGCGAGTATCAAAGGTTCACAAAACTAATGACAGATATATTAAGTAAATGAAAAAAGTCGAacactgtccattatgtgaaagaatggagaTTGTCCGTTCTTTCaaataatggatagtttgaggcttttctctgacttaaaacatggTCCTCACGAAAAAGTctagattgtcgtgatattatataatttctttaatattggcttctttaaagagaattcctttagtttttttcctttcatagaaattttttaaattcacatatatgataggaaaatttgtgctgaaaacaatgaacaaataaaagcaataggtcaccaggcttgtttttgtgaaaaattgttttgaacacacccactgttgctgaaactgctagcgaattttcaacattttcatgattttctgctttttttataaataccaaccaaaaaatacatcaagacagcacaataagtttttttttcttttttacagattttattatatacttattttatatcatagtcatatttgtaataccctatccttacaataatgggtacaaataaaaaaaaaacatattgtttcatatttacttttgtgaacttttttcagtgaaaaatacccattgtgaagaatatttttttaagttttgaaaaaactctttcatagaattttttcctgtttttcttgtgtatagataattgtattgtaagcataaaaatggctaaaaatgtatgggtcaccaggctaatttttatgttaagatcgttagaatacaacacctgatcggacggaaaatggcgctaacctggccaaattgattacatgtatgtctgctagaagttacaaaaatgttttaaaaattcctaattctttctataattgaatactaaataatctgaaaggtgatattgtcttatcaatactaagtcaattatcttacattatatgaacaacactgtctttgtactaaaatgcgatgtgaaaacacaaccacaaaaatagcaagatatctgtcaggcatgatacttgtcaatacaacataaaccagtatcaacatttgattactgataaaacttatcaaaaatgttatttcattcaagatttctcatatttaagactgtctgtaacatgtttcaacaaatgttgacttcagttcagttttccatagaaagtgtcggctgcgcagaaagatgcgcataaaaaactatcggaattccctttaaggcaAAGCTATTCATTGATTGTGTCTCTGaattaaactaaaaacaagtGACACGAAGTCAAAATTAAATTGCACATAAAGATTTATTGCAAttagaagattttttttgaaacatttatgatattcagtgctgtttttagaaaattttaaaatagatctCGTTTTGTTATAAATGTGGAATGttttcaagaacttttacaaaactaaaatttaacttggccttATGATATGTGTAGTTGTCAATGCCTTTGTACAAGCTGAGTTTACAGTTTTATATTGATCAAGTAATTTGATACTATGATggatttaaaatgtatgtatatgtttttcaaatataactCGGTATTTTTAATCAACAATGGAACAGACATGCCGAGAAAATGCTATTTACCATTAGCATAGAAATGTTTCTTATTCTCTATAGTATTTAGTTAAGAAAACGATGAAAACGGATTTTAATTTGGATTTATTTCTGCCTTTGAAATTCTGTCTTTGATAAGTTGGGGAAGAAAACCTTACTACTTATAATTAAAAAAGTCTACCACAGCATGCATGCATTTTCCTTCTCTTATTTAAGAACCaagtaaaatatgtattattCTTAAGGTCTCCCTGAATAAAGGAATGAAGATCTTCAATGCTGGAGACGtcttttatataatatatcataaacaaataaacttttaaaaggaaatctcatgaaaattgcaaaattatgttttacaaaaacaCTACAAACGTTTTACTTGTACTTTTGACTTTTATGACTGGTATGAGAAACTCCTGCATAACAATGTGCAAATCTTAATTAATCTGGTGTTTACAAAATAGAAAATGGAATTTTTACATCAATCTTCAAATTACAAAAGTCGAAGAGATTCATTCGGAATAAATGTCTTATCCCGTAATTACGAAATATCATTATTATAAGAAAATTACATTACCCTTATCACATTACTTCGAGAACTATACTCGCTATGATGGCTTCATGCCTCGTTTTTACGACATAACGTTTCGTAAttacaataaattacatatatCGTATATCGTTATTACAAAACGAAAATCGTTCTTATCgcgtaattacgagatattctatCATTATTACAAGAACATTACCCGTATACCCGTTTCACATAACTACGAAATCTTTACATGACGACTTCGTATCTCGTTTTTACCAGAACTTATTTCGTTATTACAATATCTAATATCGTTAATGCAAGAAAATTGCATCGTCAAATTTTCGGGTAATACCGAAACGTGTAGCAAAACTTTAGGACATTTGACTTCTTTTTGTTATCTTTGTAGTAGAAAGGTGAATTTGCTCATTTCTGGGTAGGACtttaattaatgtattttatgacatttttttactCGAACACTGCATAAGAAATGTTGGTATgcagcatttaaaaaataaagaaaaatttttttttttgtagttgccTATATCCAgctgaaaatgccataccagtTGTATTTCTGTGATACTTTTTATAACGATGTAGGGGTAACAATTGAAGATTCAAACTAAATTGCTGTCATTACTTTTGGCCtattctttctttcattttactgATAATCTCGGAGGCGATTTGAGTCATACGTTCCCCTTCAGAATCTTTATTGCAGCTACAATTTCTGTAAAACGTAGTTCATATTTCGAAACTTttgaatttcataggttgatgtactcacaCCTCCCAACGTACAAGATTGTTACTATGCATGTcaattattaacctgtacctgttcATTCTTaaagtatatattattttaagaatggacagttacaggttaataattgacaggtatagtaaaataataatgtgtattattagttacactgcttgttggtgacaggatacgggatatactcTCGAAGAAATCCATATCAAGCgagaattatcagaggtggaggacgaatgatttcatacacaatgtcttttatcaaatcgtcacggagaacatacaccccacccggggatcgaactcgcgaccccgcgatccgtagaccaacgctctacctactgagctaagagggcgggctACATTGCCTTTTGAAGTCTGGGTAAGCAACACGTTGTCCTGATATGCccatcatttgattttttttttttgaaaatgggcTCTATACAATAgtatcaatcaaaccgagcttgtacatgtaacattttcatttatatcgtgttggatgacctatgatttttcactttttctatttattattacAGCAGCGTTTAGGAAATGGCCATTATTTTAATTGGAACTACACTCAGtctatcattgaaggttccatctACATCGCATATGAACACATTTGCGGTTGTCTAAATTGCTTTGGTACTTGTTTAAAACATACCGGTATGTATACAATTTTGTTGCTCGCTTCAATGGAATTGTCGTACCGGTGAACGATTTGCTCACATTAATTCGACAAATTTACAGTCGGTAATtcaattttctttgaattatTCTGTTTCTGAAATAGGATATCACTAATCGGTCTTCGTAGTCCGACCTGTATATAAACAAAGACTTACCGTGGAAAATATATGCTTGATTAGTGAAAGAACAAGTGTGGAAAGGTGAACATTTTGCATTGCTACTGATCAAAATATCGTAGAAGGATATCTGTCAATCTGAATGCagtatataaatgttttgttcttcctgtcctttCCATTCGGAAGCAAAATATAGCAAATGCATCACAATTTTATACTTAAAACCCTTACTTTAAGCAAAAGACAAGACTGAAATGTCAAATTGTACCCGATGTTTAAATTGCGGCACCGGGCAATTATgcatttacattttgtaaaaaaaaatctttgttaaatTGTAGTTTTATGCTTTTTTACTTTCTATGGCAGATCATGATATCAGCTTGCCTTGTCGTTCAAACAAGTGAAAAATGAAGTACGACAAAACTGATTTTACACTTCTCAAGTTGCGTTACTCGAGCCTGCccatatacattttgtaagacAGGATTTTTATGGCTTGGATGCTATTGCCATATTTAAACGCACCCTGTATAATTTagagaataatgaaataataaaaaacgaACGAAGTGAGTAATTATAAGTGATCTAAACAGTGTGTACTGGAGGTTATATTCTTCTTCCTGCTCTTACTTATATCATTTAGATCTTGATTTGTGCGTGGATAGCTTGATTGTATACCATTACATTAATGATTTGATGCTGATTTTAAACAAGAGAGAAAAAGCGGCCATCTTGACATGTTcaacttattttgtaataaaattccCGATACGACGGTCATATATTCAACTGAATCTTTGTAAGTAGGAAACAACAAAATACCCCATTTGAACAGGCTAACTGGttaaattatgtaattaatctattaaagtagaGTTTGCATTGAACACCTAGCACTATAcacaatttaaattttaccaaaataactaatattttctactttttataCACTAAAATACTTCATATAAATAACACTCTGAAATACAAAAGATGTTATATGTTTCTGTAACAATAGATTTTAGCTTGTTTGTATTCAAATACTCAAGCATGGCTTCGgttagattttataaaaaaacgtTCGAcgtatttgaaaagaaaataacacGTTCACATCTAGAGAATCTATTCTTTCGTAGACAATG includes:
- the LOC123551739 gene encoding MAM and LDL-receptor class A domain-containing protein 1-like, with protein sequence MLKEILCRVKCVTLLMFICHGFQDWASLDCNFEDGLCNWQQETSDNFDWLRDSGHTRSYYTGPSSDHTTGDDGHYIYIEASDQIKDETAVIISPVQQSGHFCLTFWYNMYGNDIGALNVYMILNGGSITLLLTKDENHGNNDWRKAVINNNAKDTYRIAFEGVRGDGSKGDIAVDDISIIPTLCSLDCDYDDGFCNWMQYDGDNFDWTLQRGPTETSDTGPEADHTSGNGQYAYTDSSHGIKGGVAWLVSPLQNAGKYCFSFWYYMYGEDVDRLVVGQLYRNGTAEEVFTRKGNQGQKWFRKQLFLHITTYFKIVFEGRVSDERRSWRRNNGDIAIDDVQMLSCQ